In Mangrovivirga cuniculi, the following proteins share a genomic window:
- a CDS encoding mechanosensitive ion channel family protein, with the protein MKSTKGTEYKRRFFFILKIIFFIVIYLIVKLNPSLVKELKIPVYVSDAILFFLSANIVVSLGRILLAQMYLKKNKINKGSVDNFILGINRIADLVNVLIFVAFVLMLLNINPFEFITSLSIVAAAIALLSKDYISNMINGMIIMFSDEISLGDYIQVGNNKGRVQNITLTNIHLNNDDEDLIFIPNNLVMNSDVVNFSKRKVKKISFDFDVKNTGLDIEKIEEYLSKQLNNFEKHIQNDSFNLKIVKINENFSSLKFQFIMNKLNKPVEKEIRKVTLRAVIKYINQ; encoded by the coding sequence ATGAAATCAACTAAAGGAACCGAATATAAAAGAAGATTTTTCTTCATTTTAAAAATTATCTTCTTTATTGTCATCTATCTGATAGTCAAGTTAAACCCTTCCTTGGTTAAGGAGTTAAAAATTCCGGTTTACGTCTCAGATGCCATTTTATTCTTCTTATCAGCTAATATAGTTGTAAGTCTTGGAAGAATTCTTCTTGCCCAAATGTACCTGAAGAAAAATAAGATCAATAAAGGATCTGTCGATAATTTCATACTGGGAATAAATCGAATTGCCGACCTGGTAAATGTTTTAATATTCGTTGCATTTGTATTGATGCTATTAAATATTAATCCATTTGAATTTATCACATCATTAAGTATTGTTGCTGCAGCTATTGCTCTGTTATCTAAAGATTATATCTCAAACATGATCAATGGAATGATCATTATGTTTTCAGATGAGATCTCATTGGGCGATTATATTCAGGTAGGCAATAATAAAGGCAGGGTTCAAAATATTACACTCACAAATATTCATCTCAATAATGATGATGAAGATTTGATATTCATACCAAACAACCTGGTAATGAATTCTGATGTTGTTAATTTCAGCAAGCGAAAAGTAAAAAAAATAAGCTTTGATTTCGATGTGAAAAATACTGGGTTAGACATCGAAAAAATTGAAGAATACCTTTCTAAACAATTAAACAACTTTGAAAAACATATTCAGAACGATTCTTTTAACCTTAAAATCGTAAAGATTAATGAAAACTTTTCCTCTCTTAAATTTCAATTTATAATGAATAAATTAAATAAACCTGTTGAAAAGGAAATCAGGAAAGTAACTTTACGAGCTGTTATTAAATACATTAATCAATAG
- a CDS encoding PAS domain-containing sensor histidine kinase has protein sequence MHRSILEKMPVGIAIFVDDKVELFNKRASRIFKWPENKLVNTDFREFIKAEDQEKLRAILSKLYKGDEESLGPILISAIDVDGNDIELQTSFTRTIFNDHHAVMVSFIDVTIYNQLLEEQQKLQEMVLDIDDQIFFIDKDSCAIMYSNPSAHIDLKMSTEEIYEKKITKILANDTEERLFLVQKEDFLESDKRSVSFETKFIRKNGSIYPAKIILRKIKSDPELLLITAVNISNLLSWNKRIALTRLVNDTLVEHENEDNVVKEVLKIICSELHLELGQIWELDNFEAFENKFSFYLDENVADSVKELPDRLEFKDAGALYRLLLFNSTLFLNTPLNKEDEFGEINKIIEQTDAKTLIGIPITISSEDFGVVTFLSKERQVFDEELAQLLLNTGIQIAQFIRMKNLENDFIELLDEKDVLLKEIHHRVKNNLQTVSSLLFLKSAEIDDKKLKQFFTDSKNRIEAISLIHEKLFHTKEYNYINLKEYLEGLILNLEKSNIDVSCDVNLVTEIDSITVSTDVAMNFGLLINEIVTNSFQHAFAGRDKGEINVGLAKENDMLQLNIHDDGIGFDKDNIKESMGMELIKMFALQLGGKIDINPIPGDGVFYHLEIEINE, from the coding sequence TTGCATCGGTCGATCCTGGAAAAGATGCCTGTAGGGATTGCTATTTTTGTAGACGATAAAGTAGAATTATTTAATAAAAGAGCTTCCAGAATTTTTAAATGGCCAGAAAATAAATTAGTGAATACAGATTTCAGGGAATTTATCAAAGCTGAGGATCAGGAAAAGTTAAGAGCCATATTATCAAAATTATATAAAGGGGATGAAGAGTCTTTAGGCCCTATTTTAATTTCAGCAATAGATGTTGATGGTAATGATATTGAGTTGCAGACTTCTTTTACCCGAACCATATTTAATGATCATCATGCAGTAATGGTGAGCTTCATTGATGTGACAATCTATAATCAATTATTAGAAGAGCAGCAAAAACTACAGGAAATGGTCCTGGATATAGACGATCAAATTTTTTTTATTGATAAGGACTCATGTGCTATCATGTATTCAAATCCATCAGCTCATATTGATTTAAAAATGAGCACGGAAGAAATTTACGAAAAGAAGATCACAAAAATTCTGGCTAATGATACAGAAGAAAGATTGTTTTTAGTTCAAAAGGAGGATTTTTTAGAATCAGATAAACGGAGCGTTTCTTTTGAAACTAAATTTATAAGAAAAAATGGATCAATCTACCCGGCTAAGATAATCTTAAGAAAGATTAAAAGTGACCCTGAACTTTTATTAATAACCGCTGTCAACATATCTAATTTGCTAAGTTGGAATAAACGTATCGCACTTACCAGGTTAGTTAATGATACCCTAGTCGAACATGAGAATGAAGATAATGTGGTGAAAGAGGTGCTTAAAATTATTTGTAGTGAATTGCACCTTGAATTAGGGCAAATATGGGAGCTTGATAATTTTGAAGCATTTGAAAATAAGTTTTCATTCTATCTTGATGAGAATGTTGCTGATTCAGTTAAAGAGTTGCCGGACCGTTTAGAATTTAAAGATGCGGGTGCCCTTTATAGATTATTATTATTTAACTCAACATTATTTTTGAACACTCCTTTAAATAAGGAAGATGAATTTGGTGAGATCAATAAAATAATAGAGCAGACTGATGCTAAAACTTTAATAGGCATACCAATAACAATAAGCAGTGAAGATTTTGGAGTGGTAACGTTTTTATCAAAAGAGAGACAAGTTTTTGACGAAGAGCTAGCCCAGTTATTACTCAACACAGGTATTCAGATTGCGCAATTTATCAGGATGAAAAACCTGGAAAATGATTTCATTGAATTGCTGGATGAAAAAGATGTTTTATTAAAAGAAATACATCATAGAGTTAAAAACAATCTGCAAACCGTCAGTAGCTTGTTGTTTTTGAAGTCAGCAGAAATCGATGATAAAAAACTGAAACAATTTTTTACTGATAGTAAAAACAGAATCGAAGCAATATCCTTAATTCATGAAAAGCTGTTCCATACGAAAGAATATAATTATATAAATCTTAAAGAATATCTTGAGGGATTAATATTAAATCTAGAAAAGTCTAATATAGATGTATCTTGTGATGTCAATCTTGTAACAGAAATAGATTCTATTACTGTTTCTACGGATGTGGCCATGAATTTTGGGTTACTGATCAATGAAATAGTTACCAATTCATTTCAACATGCTTTTGCAGGCAGAGATAAAGGAGAAATAAATGTTGGTCTGGCAAAGGAAAATGATATGTTACAGCTGAATATCCATGACGATGGAATCGGGTTTGATAAGGACAACATTAAAGAATCCATGGGCATGGAATTGATAAAAATGTTTGCTCTACAACTAGGGGGTAAAATAGATATAAATCCAATTCCAGGTGATGGGGTTTTTTATCATTTAGAAATCGAAATAAATGAATAA
- a CDS encoding DUF2254 domain-containing protein produces the protein MIDKTHLNKIFRKIKSRIITDISFVPGIIVLGFFILAIIVFNTKNSVVEEFIINFLPILEIDDTSTARAIYTTAAGGIISLTVFSFSMVMIVLNQAASNLSNRLLSGILSEKHHQITLGIYIGTIVYCFLMLYQVRASQSEQGDISTLGVFLCILMVLADIFLFIYFLNYVTQSVNYSRIIHKIHMSTKNKLNESIEDQIDRDEYQEDWMVSSLNNWYPVNSKETGYYQGIQKVNIGRIVGENGLKIYIPFQRGDFVVSGTPLLYLNMPIKNIQDETINEILNCFDFFNDQIIHTHFTYGFTRLTEIAVKALSPGINDPATALSCIHSLTDLHSICIYKMDKPVIYTDEGDPVVFIEPLKFEHLFRSSFDPIVNYGKADYQILYNVLKSIEKLLFLDEKRKYYNDIFNEYIDLLLTKAEKHLENPYEINRITSLSRTLRSKIKPEPL, from the coding sequence ATGATTGATAAAACACATTTAAATAAGATTTTCAGGAAAATTAAGTCCAGAATAATCACGGATATATCTTTTGTCCCGGGGATTATTGTTCTGGGCTTTTTTATTTTGGCTATAATCGTCTTCAATACTAAAAATTCAGTAGTTGAAGAATTTATTATCAATTTTCTTCCCATACTGGAAATAGATGATACTTCCACAGCCAGAGCAATATATACTACAGCAGCGGGTGGAATAATCAGCCTGACTGTCTTTAGTTTTTCAATGGTAATGATCGTTTTAAACCAGGCTGCCAGCAACCTTTCTAATCGCCTTCTAAGTGGTATATTGAGCGAAAAGCACCACCAAATCACCCTGGGTATATACATAGGTACGATTGTCTATTGTTTTTTAATGCTTTACCAGGTCAGAGCAAGTCAAAGTGAGCAGGGAGATATATCAACATTAGGTGTCTTTTTATGTATTCTTATGGTATTGGCTGATATATTCCTATTCATATATTTTCTCAATTACGTTACTCAATCAGTTAATTATAGCCGGATAATTCATAAAATTCATATGAGTACAAAAAATAAACTCAATGAATCAATAGAAGATCAGATCGATCGCGATGAATATCAGGAAGACTGGATGGTTTCAAGCTTAAATAATTGGTACCCGGTAAATTCAAAAGAAACCGGATACTACCAGGGTATTCAGAAAGTTAATATAGGCAGAATCGTTGGGGAAAATGGACTGAAAATTTATATCCCATTTCAGAGAGGTGATTTTGTTGTTTCAGGCACTCCCCTGCTTTACTTAAACATGCCAATAAAAAATATTCAGGATGAAACGATAAATGAAATCTTAAATTGCTTTGATTTTTTTAATGACCAGATTATTCATACGCATTTCACCTATGGGTTTACCCGCCTGACAGAAATTGCAGTCAAAGCTCTTTCTCCGGGAATAAATGATCCCGCTACCGCCTTATCCTGTATTCACTCACTTACCGATCTCCATTCCATCTGTATTTATAAAATGGATAAACCTGTGATATATACTGATGAGGGCGATCCGGTAGTTTTTATTGAGCCTTTAAAATTTGAACATTTATTCAGGTCTTCTTTTGATCCGATAGTAAATTATGGGAAAGCTGATTATCAAATTCTTTATAATGTTCTTAAAAGTATAGAAAAGTTATTATTCCTGGATGAAAAGAGAAAGTATTACAATGATATTTTTAATGAATACATTGATTTACTTCTTACTAAAGCTGAAAAGCATCTTGAAAACCCATATGAAATAAATCGAATCACCTCATTATCCAGAACTCTTCGATCAAAAATAAAACCCGAACCTTTATAA
- a CDS encoding response regulator codes for MSIKLLLVDDHSLIRTGIKSILKENGSDFKIAEANSGEEAVSKFNDQNPDVTIMDISMEGINGMEAASEILGKNEKALIIILSMYLDRDYILKSMEIGVKGYVLKNEGNEIGEAVRKVLEGGEYFSSSVKEIMLKEYTTGIRSRKKEKEFSLTKREKEILKLVVEGKTSPEIADELFISVRTVDTHRSNIMKKLKVNNSISLINKVNKLKLV; via the coding sequence ATGTCAATTAAACTATTACTTGTAGACGACCATTCTCTGATCAGAACTGGAATTAAATCTATTTTAAAAGAAAATGGAAGTGATTTTAAGATAGCAGAAGCTAATAGTGGAGAGGAGGCAGTGAGTAAATTTAATGATCAAAATCCAGATGTGACCATTATGGATATTTCCATGGAAGGGATAAACGGAATGGAAGCAGCTTCTGAAATATTAGGGAAAAATGAAAAGGCATTGATTATTATTCTATCAATGTATCTTGATCGTGATTATATTTTAAAAAGTATGGAGATCGGGGTGAAAGGCTATGTGTTAAAAAATGAGGGAAATGAAATAGGCGAAGCTGTAAGGAAGGTTCTGGAAGGTGGTGAATATTTTAGCTCGAGCGTAAAAGAGATCATGCTGAAGGAATATACTACCGGCATCAGATCCAGGAAAAAAGAAAAAGAGTTTTCTCTAACAAAAAGGGAAAAAGAAATACTAAAGCTTGTTGTCGAAGGTAAAACCAGCCCTGAAATTGCTGATGAACTTTTTATCAGTGTTCGGACAGTCGATACCCACCGTTCTAATATTATGAAAAAATTAAAAGTAAATAATTCAATTTCCCTCATAAATAAAGTGAACAAATTGAAGTTAGTTTGA
- a CDS encoding response regulator, translating to MNKYKILIIEDAQIIALHLKTLLSNVEHYDIKTASNSDEAFKVFESFKPDLVIADIMLDDGDDGVETVRELQSKYHLAVIYLTALTDRGTVERAKTTHPYGYLMKPFQESQVLTTVEMALNKYSLELKLKNSERQFHAAFSSISDAMMVLGINEEIIFSNRSAGSFRCSNGEDDNLFNFIQLDVESKEILKKNLQVAKSNIQNIPLELLELTNSNGEKCYIGEGMISPITNTKNEIVNIVISFRDITKKIEDRRRKEEIERKRLTYVIEGQEMEKHRIAREIHDGLGQMLNAIKLNLKYILEGEDKEKSIETLNSLIEEAIQETGRISNNILPSKVKDFDLASLLNGLVNSRIDSLNMHFESTEVDNNKITIHQKINIYRIVQEAISNTIKHSEAENFYVQMHENNDHITITIEDDGKGFDLKKLDDKLLSGHNGLQNMRDRVNIMKGTMEIESKAGEGMNILFSIPYE from the coding sequence ATGAATAAATACAAAATACTTATAATTGAAGATGCACAAATTATTGCACTTCATCTAAAAACCTTATTGAGTAATGTTGAACATTATGACATAAAAACAGCTTCAAATAGTGATGAAGCATTTAAGGTTTTTGAAAGTTTTAAACCAGACCTCGTCATTGCTGATATTATGCTTGATGATGGTGATGACGGTGTTGAAACAGTGAGGGAATTACAATCTAAGTATCATTTGGCTGTCATTTATTTAACAGCCTTGACAGATCGGGGAACTGTTGAGAGGGCAAAGACTACTCATCCTTATGGTTATTTAATGAAGCCATTCCAGGAAAGCCAGGTACTTACTACTGTTGAAATGGCCTTAAATAAATATTCGCTCGAATTAAAATTAAAAAATAGCGAAAGACAATTCCATGCAGCGTTTAGTTCTATTTCTGATGCAATGATGGTACTTGGTATAAATGAGGAAATAATTTTTTCCAACAGGTCAGCAGGTTCTTTTAGATGTTCAAATGGAGAAGACGATAATCTATTTAATTTTATTCAACTTGATGTTGAAAGTAAAGAAATACTAAAAAAGAATTTACAAGTCGCAAAAAGTAATATTCAAAATATACCTCTGGAATTACTCGAACTAACTAATTCAAATGGAGAAAAATGTTATATCGGAGAAGGGATGATCTCTCCGATCACTAACACAAAGAATGAGATCGTTAATATTGTAATATCGTTCAGGGATATAACAAAAAAGATTGAAGACAGAAGAAGGAAAGAGGAGATTGAAAGAAAGAGGCTAACCTATGTAATTGAAGGTCAGGAAATGGAAAAACATAGAATAGCCCGTGAAATTCATGATGGATTAGGGCAGATGTTGAATGCAATAAAATTAAATTTAAAATACATTCTTGAAGGAGAGGATAAAGAGAAATCAATTGAAACATTAAATTCATTAATAGAAGAAGCTATTCAGGAAACCGGCAGAATCTCAAATAATATTTTACCTTCTAAAGTAAAGGATTTTGATCTGGCTTCTTTATTAAATGGTTTAGTTAATTCAAGAATAGATAGCTTAAATATGCACTTTGAATCAACTGAAGTTGACAATAATAAAATTACAATTCATCAAAAGATCAATATTTATCGAATAGTTCAGGAAGCAATTTCGAATACTATCAAGCATTCTGAAGCTGAAAATTTTTATGTTCAAATGCATGAAAACAATGATCATATAACCATAACAATAGAAGATGATGGGAAAGGATTTGATTTAAAAAAGCTCGATGATAAATTATTATCAGGTCATAATGGCTTGCAAAATATGCGCGATAGGGTTAATATAATGAAAGGCACGATGGAAATTGAATCAAAGGCAGGAGAAGGAATGAATATCCTGTTTTCAATTCCATATGAATAA
- a CDS encoding 5'-nucleotidase, lipoprotein e(P4) family: protein MKTKIIIFLIILTFPIYGQKKSNFSDQNINATLWYQKSGENYLLYHQLYDFAKYRLIENLSKSSSEMPKAVVLDLDETVLDNSPYNAYLITSGTTYSTETWNQWARAGKAEALPGALDFTNFAMSLGIEVFYISNRSNISLDGTVENLKILGFPNADKEHVFLKTETSDKTIRRNKVRENYEIILFLGDNLRDYKEVFIKPAKDVKEVVDDYKKELLNFFIVFPNPMYGEWEADAIDHKYDLNEKKKTTLKKEKLEVWK from the coding sequence ATGAAAACGAAAATTATCATCTTTTTAATCATACTTACTTTCCCGATATACGGGCAGAAAAAATCTAACTTTTCTGATCAAAATATAAATGCAACATTATGGTATCAAAAATCTGGTGAAAATTATTTATTGTATCATCAATTGTATGATTTTGCTAAATATCGTCTCATAGAAAATTTATCAAAATCTTCGTCGGAAATGCCTAAGGCTGTAGTGCTTGACCTGGATGAAACGGTTCTTGATAATAGTCCTTACAATGCTTATCTAATCACATCAGGAACAACTTACAGCACGGAAACCTGGAACCAATGGGCTAGGGCGGGAAAAGCTGAAGCGCTACCAGGAGCATTAGACTTTACAAATTTTGCTATGAGCCTCGGTATTGAAGTCTTTTACATTTCTAACCGAAGTAATATTTCACTTGATGGTACAGTCGAAAACCTAAAAATTTTAGGTTTTCCTAACGCAGATAAAGAACACGTCTTTCTAAAAACCGAAACCAGCGACAAAACGATACGAAGAAATAAAGTCAGAGAAAATTATGAAATAATCCTTTTCCTTGGAGATAACCTTAGAGATTATAAAGAAGTCTTTATAAAACCTGCTAAAGACGTTAAAGAAGTAGTGGATGATTATAAAAAGGAACTACTGAATTTTTTTATTGTATTTCCTAATCCAATGTATGGAGAATGGGAGGCTGATGCCATCGATCATAAATATGATCTGAATGAAAAGAAAAAAACTACCTTGAAGAAAGAAAAATTAGAAGTTTGGAAATAA
- a CDS encoding CPXCG motif-containing cysteine-rich protein — protein MILGETEHIFYCPYCGEEISMILDITVNEQTYIEDCEVCCNPIEINYKVKNGELMEFDAGSIDQ, from the coding sequence ATGATACTAGGAGAAACAGAACATATATTTTATTGTCCTTATTGCGGGGAAGAAATAAGTATGATTCTGGATATCACAGTTAATGAACAGACCTATATCGAAGACTGTGAAGTTTGCTGTAACCCGATTGAGATCAATTATAAAGTCAAAAACGGGGAGCTTATGGAATTTGATGCTGGTAGTATCGATCAATAA
- a CDS encoding PAS domain S-box protein yields the protein MNITNKVFEEGDKIFRMIAENSMDAIIIIGNNLEFSEPKIEYANPAYLKLTGFSLEEVIGASPAIIKGEKTSQKMLDDLKEQMKQGNQYKGKAINYKKMEMNSQMSGQ from the coding sequence ATGAACATTACCAACAAAGTATTTGAGGAAGGGGATAAGATTTTCAGGATGATTGCTGAAAATTCCATGGATGCTATTATCATTATTGGAAATAACCTGGAATTTTCCGAGCCCAAAATAGAATATGCTAATCCAGCTTACCTTAAGTTAACCGGTTTTTCATTGGAGGAGGTTATAGGTGCTTCTCCGGCTATTATTAAAGGAGAGAAGACATCGCAAAAAATGTTGGATGACTTAAAGGAACAAATGAAACAGGGAAACCAATACAAGGGCAAGGCAATCAATTATAAAAAAATGGAGATGAATTCACAAATGAGTGGACAGTAA
- a CDS encoding tetratricopeptide repeat protein: protein MKKFYLFLFFTFSILSIKAQSSFTEGKIALSESEYVRAEQIFEKIYNSDTTNESSLYYLAYSIYKQGKLGIADKLVEHGNSKYQNNTRFLQLGVKIASDRGYNKKAMDLNLKWCQNDSSNSNAFYSLGNLAGKLNMPGMMVNAWQIALKNNPNDLKMRSRLGELYLELRMPEFADSVVSIGFLQDPENRKFKIIKAKASYDMKEYDVTKDITDEFLASGDTLFSMLQLNAFSLYNTGKYEEALPLLDILIENSKPIASLFYIRGVCLKETDEYEKAIENFEEAIKLSIDEKIGTYYASLGESLEDEGSYQKAIAAYKKATEYEVKDIVIYQLARSCDLYYKDKTPAIHYYTEYTEKYDTINNKIYHEYAQRRIREIKADQFMQAKDMPSDTIN from the coding sequence ATGAAGAAGTTTTATCTGTTTCTCTTTTTTACATTTTCAATATTATCAATTAAAGCCCAGTCAAGTTTTACAGAAGGGAAAATTGCTTTATCAGAAAGTGAATATGTTCGTGCAGAACAAATTTTTGAAAAGATTTACAATTCTGACACAACAAATGAATCTTCTCTTTATTACCTGGCATATTCTATATATAAACAAGGTAAGCTAGGCATAGCAGATAAGCTGGTTGAACATGGTAATAGTAAATATCAAAATAATACCAGGTTTCTTCAACTGGGTGTAAAAATTGCCTCTGACCGCGGTTATAATAAAAAGGCCATGGATCTTAATTTGAAATGGTGTCAAAATGATTCATCAAATTCCAATGCATTTTATTCTTTAGGAAATTTGGCAGGTAAGTTAAATATGCCGGGCATGATGGTTAATGCATGGCAAATTGCCTTGAAAAATAACCCCAATGATCTAAAAATGAGATCCAGACTCGGAGAACTTTACCTTGAGCTTCGAATGCCGGAATTTGCAGATTCAGTCGTATCTATCGGATTTCTTCAGGACCCTGAAAATAGAAAATTTAAAATTATAAAAGCCAAAGCTTCCTACGACATGAAAGAATATGATGTCACAAAAGACATTACTGATGAATTTTTGGCTTCGGGAGATACATTATTTAGTATGCTTCAATTAAATGCATTTTCATTATACAATACAGGTAAATATGAAGAGGCATTACCACTATTAGATATACTAATTGAAAACAGCAAACCTATTGCATCACTGTTTTATATCCGTGGAGTTTGCCTCAAAGAAACTGATGAATACGAAAAAGCTATTGAAAACTTTGAAGAGGCAATTAAATTATCAATTGATGAAAAAATCGGCACCTATTATGCTTCACTGGGCGAATCTCTGGAAGATGAAGGATCATATCAAAAGGCCATAGCAGCATACAAAAAGGCCACTGAATATGAGGTGAAAGATATTGTGATCTATCAACTAGCCAGAAGTTGTGACCTATACTATAAAGACAAAACACCGGCAATTCACTATTACACAGAATACACAGAAAAATACGACACAATAAATAATAAAATTTATCACGAGTATGCACAAAGACGGATCAGGGAGATAAAAGCTGATCAATTTATGCAAGCAAAAGACATGCCCTCTGACACGATCAATTAA
- a CDS encoding S41 family peptidase has translation MKLIQEKRRVGLRVLLMAFLAIGVSCTDDGPDGPGTPDVNGDPVSNWVFETMSEVYYWEDLIPAEVDLTKNPEAVFNDIVYSGDRFSFLTDDYAGLINSLEGVSQEAGYEFQLLRAEEGSDDLVALVLYAKAGSPARQEGVRRGDAIYAINGTQLTINNYSNLLDQISETHTISYRRYEESAGSYVDQGDLTLSTTVVSENPNFLDSIYSLPNGQKMGYYVYNFFSPGPGSTDDYDMEMDNVFAEFKASGVENLVLDLRYNSGGSISSAQLLASLIAPGVSSTDILYKNVWNDLYMDYIQGLEDGDDILNGKFLDVNNNIGNSLSGQTLYVLVGNRTASASELIINGLRPYMNVVIIGESTVGKNVGSIPIDDENSSYGMLPIVFKIFNANDLSDYDEGFTPDFVVEEFASRFEQFGDINDPLLNTAYNLIVGEPGRIAPLGKKFEGELIQSSIENKAWTNRLIFDKPIQ, from the coding sequence ATGAAACTAATACAAGAAAAGCGGAGGGTTGGATTGAGAGTCTTATTAATGGCTTTCCTTGCCATTGGAGTATCATGTACTGATGATGGACCTGATGGCCCGGGAACTCCGGACGTTAATGGAGATCCGGTTAGTAATTGGGTTTTTGAAACAATGAGTGAGGTGTATTACTGGGAGGACCTTATTCCTGCAGAGGTAGATCTTACGAAAAATCCTGAAGCTGTTTTTAATGATATTGTTTATAGTGGTGATCGGTTTTCTTTTTTGACTGATGATTATGCAGGTTTGATTAACTCTTTAGAAGGGGTTTCACAAGAAGCTGGTTATGAATTTCAGTTATTGAGAGCGGAAGAAGGAAGTGATGATCTTGTTGCTCTTGTGCTTTATGCTAAAGCAGGTTCACCTGCTCGACAGGAAGGAGTTAGAAGAGGCGATGCTATTTATGCTATTAATGGCACACAATTAACAATAAATAACTACAGTAATCTTCTCGATCAAATATCTGAAACTCATACAATTTCTTACAGAAGATATGAAGAATCTGCCGGTAGTTATGTTGATCAGGGAGATTTAACATTATCTACTACTGTTGTTTCTGAAAATCCAAATTTCCTCGACAGTATATATTCCCTGCCTAATGGTCAGAAAATGGGATATTATGTTTATAATTTTTTTAGTCCGGGACCTGGTTCTACTGATGATTATGACATGGAAATGGACAATGTTTTTGCAGAATTTAAGGCATCCGGTGTTGAGAACCTGGTTCTTGATTTGAGATATAACAGTGGAGGGTCAATTTCATCTGCCCAGCTTTTAGCAAGTTTGATTGCTCCAGGAGTTTCTTCGACTGATATCTTGTATAAGAATGTATGGAATGATCTTTACATGGATTATATCCAGGGCCTTGAAGACGGTGATGACATCCTTAACGGTAAATTTCTTGATGTAAATAATAATATTGGAAACAGCCTTTCCGGACAGACTTTATATGTACTGGTAGGAAATCGTACTGCTTCAGCTAGTGAGTTGATCATTAATGGATTAAGGCCATATATGAATGTGGTAATCATCGGAGAATCTACGGTTGGTAAAAACGTAGGGTCTATTCCGATAGATGATGAGAACAGTTCTTACGGTATGTTACCAATTGTTTTTAAAATATTCAATGCGAATGATCTATCAGATTACGACGAAGGGTTTACTCCTGATTTTGTAGTGGAAGAGTTTGCTTCAAGATTTGAACAATTTGGTGACATAAATGACCCGCTTTTAAATACGGCTTATAATTTGATTGTCGGTGAACCGGGTAGAATCGCTCCACTTGGGAAGAAGTTTGAAGGAGAGTTGATTCAATCATCAATTGAAAATAAAGCCTGGACTAACAGGTTGATCTTTGATAAACCGATTCAGTAA